The Symphalangus syndactylus isolate Jambi chromosome 6, NHGRI_mSymSyn1-v2.1_pri, whole genome shotgun sequence genome contains the following window.
CCTCAAGGTCACAAACAGAAGGGTTCTTGCAGCAAAGGCAGGATTCGCATCCAGACTCTCAACTCCACTCTTTGAACCACATCTCACAGCCTCTGTGAATTGACATTGCAAAGAAGCACTATGACTATCTGGGCAACAGGGTCTAGCTTTAGTTTATATGTCTAAAACAAGGGGCACTaacctttgtttcatttttcttgagaaaTCTAAACATTCCATGTAAGGATTTATGTGACAAATAGATGCAACAAAGATGAATTTGTTTGGCATAAACAATGTTCCATGTAAGTGCATCTTACCAACTTCTGTGAAATCCAGACAGTTCAAAGGAGTTAATAAGGTAAAACaagcctaactttttttttttttttgaagatggagtcttgctctgtcgcccaggctggagtccactgGCGctatttggctcactgcaacctccgtctctcaggttcaagccattctcctgccttagcctcccaagtagctgggactataggtgtgcgccaccatgcctggctaatgtttgtatttttattagagacggggtttcaccgtgttggccaggctgttcttggactcctgacgtcaggtgatctgcctgcctcagcctcccaaagtgctgggattacaggtgtgagctaccgtgccaggCCCTAACTTCTTATTTTTAAGCATACTGCTGCCAGGTGTATTCAAAGGCTAAAGGGGAGCTACATtatgaacaaaaattaattttaaaatgacattagcCTTTTAAGAACAGattagtttatttttgttaatgatAGGAATATCTCCTCAGTAAGTTCAAACCATTTTATAACAGGGAAGAATAAGCTAGTGTTAGATCTGGAAAAATTAATACAGCATTATCTTGAAACTTCAGGGGTAGAAAGTGGTTGACTGGAACTTCACCTTTTTTAACCAAACAatgttaaaataaacatatttgaatAGAAAACTTTATCTGGTTCTTTTTCATGTCAAATGTAAAATACTTTAATAgagaaaattccatttttctgcatctatttagacGATATTACAATAAAAGGCAGTGTGGATTGGAGAATGTAGCTAGTGAGAATATTAGGTAATGTAAATTTAGGAAGAAATTAGCTTTtccatttgaaataaaatcaatgaTCACATAAATTCAACATGATTATGAGGactaaagtaaaaatatacaGTACAATATAGCTTTCAGTTTCTTGTTTGGcacatatattaatacattttcaaacatCAAACAATATAACACCAATATCTACTAAAATCAACTAGCACAGTAAGGTTACTAAAGCTTAGTTAATTATTAACATCTTAAAAGCCTGGTTCCCATATGAATTCTGTAACCAAGAATATTCTCTGTGCTGTGCAAGCTGGTCGAAGTACCGTCTTTTTCAGGATTCTCCAGAATTCATAAGTATTTCAAAGTCAACTCATGTCAAACCCCACAATTCCTTATTGAATGTGGTTGATCTTCTGAACAGGCCTTCATTTATGAGAACATCAGCATATACTCATCACAATTTTGAAAAGAATGGGAGTCCTTCATACatatcagtttttaattttatccaaTCATTAATTTTCTGCAGAGTTGTTTTTTCTTGACttaatatttttgcaacttttttcattttttgttcatttctttctatgtATTTCAACCCTTCCAACTGCAGCTGATCCAGCTTTTCATTTCGACTTTCATCTAGAGGTATGTTTTCACACATTACAGGATTGAATCTAAAATAGGTGTCAGGAGGTAACAGGCCATCAAGCATTATATGGACTTCTgttaaagcaaaaaagaaaaggatagggGGATAAGAAAAGAGGGGATAAAGTGAGCAATGAATtgttaatttatctttatttgaaATTAACTTCTTTTTAGGCACATTACAAAGATTCACTAATTTCATTATTCAAACTAACAGTAGAAGTAATCCATAATAATGGGTAAAACTACAAGATAAAATTCATCTTCCAAGATACATTATTCTGTGAAATTAGTATACTTGTTCTATTCTCTCTGTGCTTTTGGTCATACTGTTCACCACTGCTGAAATGCCCTTtccaactttcctttttttgttgtttttaattttttgggatCATCTTCATTGACATATCATTTACATCCAGTGCAATTCACCAATTTTAACTGTATAGTTTGacaagttttgacaaatgtatacatttgTGTAAGCACAACAATAATCATGACATAGCCATTTCCATCACTGTAAAAAGTTCCTTTAAGCCTCTTTATAGTTGGTGCCTGCCTTCGCTTTCCTAGAATTTCATACAAACAGAATCAAAAGTATCTACCTTCTTTTATGGGCAAAAtacttttgagattcatccatgttgtagcatatatcaataGTTCCTTTCTTTTCACTGCAAAATGgtgttccattgtatagatacaaCACAATTTGTTCTCTGCAGTTCTGGTCTGGCTCTCTTCAGTTTTTAGCTACTAGAAATAACCCTATTATGAACATTTACACATAAGTCTTCATGTGCATATGATTGCATTTCCCTTGGGCAAAAACCTAGGAATAAAATTGCTGGTTCATATGGTAAAGggtatgcttattttaaaaaaaacctgccacactgtcttccattttTGTATTCCAACCACTAATACATTAGAGTTCTCACTGCTCTACATCTTTGCCCAAAGTTAGTATGTCAAGTCTTAAGTTTTGCATTATAGAGGTATTGGTATCTTGCggtttttcatttccctaatgactaattatGTTGAGAAGgttttcatgtacttattagtcatttgtatatcttcttcaatgaagtgtctgttcaaatcttttgcccagttttttcACTGAATTGCTGTGTCCTATATAtatgacagtggtgcaatcatggctcaccacaatctcgaactcctgggctcaagtgatcctcctgcctcagcctcccaagtagctgggactacaggtgtgtgccaccatgcccagatagttttttatttttctgtagagatgggatctcactatattgaccagtctgaaacttctgggctcaactgatccacccaaagtgctgggattacaggtgtgaaccaccatacctggcctatattttttatatatacacacgtatacatacatatacacatacatatgttatATGAGAATTCTCTATATATTTTGAACTTGATTATATATTATACCTCATGATGGGTCAGATACACGTTTTATCACTATTTTAGTGTAtgacttgccttttcattttataaaaagtatcttttaaaaagcagaatttataattcaaagtctaatttatctctttctttcctttctgattcATATTTTCTATGTCCTATCTAAAAAAATCTTTACCTACCCAAGGTCATTAAGATTTTCTCCAGCATACTCTTCTATATGTTTAATAGTTTCAGCTCTTAGATTCAGGTTTCcatctaagatcaggaacagagTAAGATGTCTACTCTCACACCTTCCAGTAAGCATTGTACTGGAGGGTCCTTTTCAGTGCCGTAAGGCATTAAAAGGAAATGAGTGCATGTagattaaaaagaagtaaaactctaTAGACAACCTGGTTGCCTATGTTGACAATTTTGAGAAAGCTATAAAAAGCTACTagaataagtgagtttagcaagttTGAAGTTACATAAGGTCaataacaaaaatcagttgtatttctgcATATTAGCCATGAGCAACTGTGATGCATTCCAAGTTACTTTTGTGTATGGTGCAAAGGGTCAAGGTCAACGCTGTGGATATAGGTATCTAATAGtcctgcaccatttgttgaaaagactgtcctttcccactGAGTTACCTTAGCACCTTTGTAAAAAGTCTTTTGAGTTCACATGTATAAAtcaatttctggactctctattacATACCATTGATTTATATATCTATCTTTATTCAAACATCACAGTTCCTTGCTTAATGTAGTTGTATAGTCTTTAAATCAGCAGATTAAgtcctccaacttttttttctttttcaaaattgtgtcAGATATTCTAggtcaggggtccccaactcctgggctgcacagcaggggGTGAGTGGCAGGGCCAgtaagcaaagcttcatctgcatATGCAGCTACTCTCCATCGCTTGCATTACTGCcttagctccacctcctgtcagattagtGGTGGCATGAGATTCTCATaagagtgcaaaccctattgtgaactgagcatgcaagggatctaggttgcgtgctccttaggtgaatctaatgcctaatgatctgtcactgtctcccattacCCCTAGATGAGACCATCTAGTtggaggaaaacaagctcagagctCCCAATTCTATATTACGGTGAGCTGTAtacttatttcattatatattacaatgcaataatactagaaataaagtacacaataaatgtaatgtgcttgaattatcccaaaaccatccctcccctccccgcccccatgTGTGGAAAAActatcttccatgaaaccagtccttgGGACCAAAGAGGTTGGAGACCACTATTCTGGGTCCTTTGcatatccatatatattttacGGTCAGCTTGTTAATCTCTATTCCTCAAAAGCCTGCTTGGATTTTGAgaggaattgtattgaatctatgTATCAATTCGTGATGTGATACCTTAACAATATTGAgatttccaattcatgaacacagTATATGTACtgatttatttaggtctttaatttctctcagtaatgttttgttgttttcactGTTCAGATCTTGCACGTAGCCCACAAATTTTAGTTTCATTGGCCTCCTTGAACTGCAAACTTTGTTTCCCCAACTCCAAGAGACTACCCCACTTTTCTGGTGCTATAGAATAGAAACTATGCTATAGTATAGAAACTCTTTTCAGGCAGCAAGCTGGACAATAATAGTGATGACCTCATTCATTCTCCTTTCAGAGATCACTGTCCTATGTTACCTGTTATCTAATGTCTGAAAACCATTGTTTTGTCTacttttctagttgtttaagGTAAGAGGAAATATCTGGTCCCTAATATTTTATGATGTCCAGAAGAGGAAGTCTTAACTCTCTTTTAAAATGTCCAAATCGCTTTTTCTCCGCTGGCACCGGCGCctctccccgcccctccccagccatggcATTCACATTCATGGCCTTCTGCTACATGCTCTCGTTGCTGCTCACTGCCGCACTCATCTTCTTCGCTATTTGGCACATTATTGCATTTGATGAGCTGAAGACTGATTACAAGAATCCTACAGACCAGTGCAATACCCTGAATCCCCTTGTACTCCCAGAGTACCTCATCCACGCTTTCTTCTGTGTCATGTTTCTTTGTGCAGCAGAGTGGCTTACAATGGGTCTCAATATGCCCCTCTTGGCATATCATATTTGGAGGTATATGAGTAGACCAGTGATGAGTGGCCCAGGACTCTATGACCCTACAACCATCATGAATGCAGATATTCTAGCATATTGTCAGAAGGAAGGATGGTGCGAATTAGCTTTTTATCTTCTAGCATTTTTTTACTACCTATACGGCATGATCTATGTTTTGGTGAGCTCTTAGAACAACACACAGAATAACTGGTCCAGTTAAGTGCATGCAAAAAGCCACCAAATGAAGGGATTCTATCCAGCAAGATCCTGTCCAAGAGTAGCCTGTGGAATCGGAtcagttactttaaaaaatgactccttattttttaaatgtttccacaTTTTTTGGTTGTGGAAAGACTGTTTTCATATGTTATACTCGGATAAAGATTTTAAATGGTATTAcgtataaattaatataaaatgattACCTCTGGTGTTGACAGGTTTGAACTTGCACTTCTTAAGGAACAGCCATAATCCTCTGAATGATGCATTAATTACTGACTGTCCTAGTACATTGGAAGCTTTTGGTTATAGGAACTTGTAGGGCTCATTTTGGTTTCATTGAAACAGTATCTAATTATAAATTAGCTGTAGATTATCAGGTGCTTCTGATGAACTGAAAATGTATATCTGACTAGTGGGAAACTTCataggtttcctcatctgtcatgtAGATGATTATATATGGAtacatttgcaaaaataaaaagtgggAATTTTCCCTTCGCTTGAATATTATCCCTGTATATTGCATGAATGAGAGATTTCCCATATTTCCATCAGAGTAATAAATATACTTGCTTTAATTCTTAAGCATAAGTAaacatgatataaaaatatatgctgaATTGCTTGTGAAGAATGCatttaaagctattttaaatgtgtttttatttgtaagacATTACTTATTAAGAAATTGGTTATTATGCTTACTGTTCTAATCTGGTGGTAAAGGTATTCTTAAGAATTTGCAGGTACTTCAGATTTTCAAaactgaatgagagaaaattgtATAACCATCCTGCTGTTCCTTTAGTGCAATACAATAAAACTCTGAAAttaagactcaaaaaaaaagtccaaatccTATACATCCTTTAAGACCCATATCAAGTCTACTTTATGTCTTATAAGCTGTCTACACCAATCAAGTTTTCTCATTCCTCTTCTTAATTCATAGTCTTAATCACTTACAATCATTTACCATTCATTTAGCAATTCACCACAGATTAAACCTATAAaattatttacacacacacaagaatCCTATTCTGctgtaaaaaagaaggaaatcctgccacttgcaacaacatggatgaacttggaagATATTCTGCTAAGGGAACTATGCCAGACACAGGAAAATGGGTAGTGCATGGTAAcatttacatgtggaatctaaaatagttgaactaAAAAAAAGAGGAGACTGGTAGTTTCCAGACACTGGGgagtgggggaaatggggagatgttggtcaaagggtacaaatttTCAGTTATGACTGCCTACTAGAGATCTGATGTACAGCACGGTAACTATAGTTAGTAACAATGTATTAAgtattgtttacttgaaatttgctacgGGAGTAAatcttaagtgttcttaccagGCACACACAAAATAGTAACTATGTCAGGTGACAGATATGCTTATTAGCTGGATTGTGGGAATCATTACACAAGGTATACTTATAATAAAACAACGTGTTGTacaacttaaatatatacaatttttatgtcAGTCTgacctcaataaagctgagaaaaaaatagtattttactgATCTGGCAACAAAATTTCAGACAGTGAAAAATCTAGCATATGagatttttttggttttcattcaaTGAATAAAAGTCCTCAGTGGAGAGTTTAAGATTCTCACTTACGTTAATGACTTGGCCAATAATATGCTGAtatgaaaagaatgagattcaaATACAAGGAGCTGTTAAgtggtaataatttttttttaatttaataaaacgTTTCACCcaataactaaaaacaaaatagtaaaatgaGGAAATCTAAACCTCAAGGCAAGGCCCGGTGGCCCATGctagtaatcctagcactttgggaggccaaggcaggaggatcacttaaagccaggagtttgagaccagcctgggcaacacagggagaccccatctctacaaaaaaaggtctaaaaaattagctgggtgcaatggtatgcacctgtagtcccagctgctcaggaggctgaggtgggaggactggttgagccaggagtttgaggctgcagtgagctatcactgtcactgcattccagcctgggcaacaaagtgagatcctgtttctaagaaacacacacacacaaacacttcaAGGCCAAAACCTGAAATTCAACATACGCTCACTgaatgcctactatatgccaggcaccgtAGTCAACAGCAAACTGGGTAAGTCAAAGTAAACTGGATAAATTCTTGCCTTGCATTCTTGTAGGACAGAAGGATAGTAAGTAAACAatcaaatatgtaatatataattacaatGAGATAAACTCTAAGAGAAAAAGAAGCAGGCTAAGAAATTAGAGTGAGATgataaggaaaatggaaaagcagTCAGGAAAGGTTTCTCTGAGGTCCCTCTGACATTTCAACAGAGACCTGAATGAAATAAGGGTCAAGTGCCTATCTGGGGAAATAGCCTTATAGAGAGAGGATATAGCAACtgcagaggccctgaggcaggagagttctTAGCAAGTTTGGTGACCACCAAGAATTATCGGGTGGTTGGACACACTTTAGAGAAGGTACACAGTTGAAAGAGGGTTCTGAGAAGCAGACagacattatttgtttttgttttttttttgagatggagtcttgttctgtagcccaggctagagtatagtggcgcaatcttggctcactgcaacctctgcccccaaggctcaagtgattctcctgcctcagccttccaaggagctgggattacaggtgcacactaccatgcctggctaattttttgtatttttagtagagatagtgttttacCACactgatcaggctggtctcaaactcctgacctcaagtgatccaactgcctcggcctcccaaagtgctgggattactggtgtgagctatcgtgcccagcctaatttgcattttaaaaggatgACTTTGGTCTCTGTATGAAGACTAAACTATAAGGGCAG
Protein-coding sequences here:
- the LOC129484890 gene encoding protein cornichon homolog 1-like translates to MMSRRGSLNSLLKCPNRFFSAGTGASPRPSPAMAFTFMAFCYMLSLLLTAALIFFAIWHIIAFDELKTDYKNPTDQCNTLNPLVLPEYLIHAFFCVMFLCAAEWLTMGLNMPLLAYHIWRYMSRPVMSGPGLYDPTTIMNADILAYCQKEGWCELAFYLLAFFYYLYGMIYVLVSS